The following are from one region of the Deltaproteobacteria bacterium genome:
- a CDS encoding ribonuclease J: MNWRGWLSNVSNESRTNASPDSGRSPEIVLKLVSLGGLGEIGMNMMVLESGGGSLMVDAGLMFPDEHMLGVDSVIPDTRYVRERRDELLGIVLTHAHEDHIGALPYVLRDFDVPVYGTEFTLEVVREKLREHGLPGSVDLRRIEGGGRITLGPFEVDPIPVPHSIPDGVGLAINSPAGCIIHSGDFKMDDSAFSSGGSDWDRFGYYGDRGVLALLSDSTNVERSGHTLSESRVARTFEEIFSRCEGRIIIAVFASNIRRIQQAAELSIALGRKVAFSGKSMLANVRIAKELGYMNIAPENEITVREVSRFPDREVALITTGSQAEPMAALTLMSLKRHGQIRIRPTDTIILSSRFIPGHERAITEIINLIYRQGAEVIYEDVSEIHASGHAYRDELLKMIELTRPRYFVPIHGEYRHLVKHARLAEKAGIPKERVLVMQNGDCLTIVDGEARISEQIEAGRVFVDGKGVGDVGYPVFRERRNLSRDGIITAVVVLDKKTGELLSDPEVMSRGFILEEHEEDFMENAKRIVIETLEDYRQADVLDRTEFKQDVSRRIRRFVNRVLHRRPVVLCVVMDM, translated from the coding sequence ATGAATTGGCGAGGATGGCTTTCGAACGTATCCAACGAGTCCAGGACGAATGCGAGCCCGGATTCGGGAAGGAGTCCTGAAATAGTCTTGAAGCTGGTTTCATTGGGCGGCTTGGGCGAGATCGGGATGAACATGATGGTTCTGGAGTCCGGAGGCGGCTCTCTGATGGTGGACGCAGGTCTCATGTTTCCCGACGAGCACATGCTTGGGGTGGATTCGGTGATCCCCGACACCCGATACGTCCGGGAACGCCGGGACGAGCTTCTCGGTATTGTGTTGACGCACGCACATGAGGATCACATCGGAGCGCTTCCCTACGTGTTGAGGGACTTCGATGTGCCCGTGTATGGGACGGAATTCACTTTGGAAGTGGTGCGCGAAAAACTTCGGGAGCACGGGTTGCCGGGCTCGGTGGATTTGCGGCGAATAGAAGGGGGCGGACGGATCACGCTCGGTCCCTTCGAGGTGGACCCCATTCCGGTTCCGCACAGTATTCCCGACGGCGTCGGCCTGGCGATCAACTCACCCGCGGGGTGTATTATACACTCGGGTGATTTCAAGATGGACGATTCCGCGTTTTCCTCCGGAGGGTCCGACTGGGACCGCTTCGGCTATTATGGCGACCGGGGGGTGCTGGCCCTTCTGTCGGATTCCACGAATGTCGAGCGGTCGGGGCATACGCTGTCCGAGAGCAGAGTAGCCCGGACGTTCGAGGAGATTTTCAGCCGGTGTGAGGGGAGAATCATTATTGCCGTATTCGCATCGAATATCCGGCGTATTCAACAGGCGGCGGAACTTTCCATAGCGCTCGGACGAAAGGTGGCGTTCAGCGGCAAGAGCATGTTGGCCAATGTACGCATCGCCAAAGAACTCGGCTACATGAATATCGCGCCGGAAAACGAGATCACGGTCCGGGAAGTGTCCCGGTTTCCGGATAGGGAGGTGGCTCTGATTACCACGGGGAGCCAGGCGGAACCCATGGCGGCCTTGACGCTCATGTCGCTGAAGCGGCATGGCCAGATCCGGATCAGACCCACGGACACGATCATACTTTCGTCTCGATTCATTCCGGGTCATGAAAGGGCCATCACTGAAATTATCAATCTCATCTACCGTCAGGGCGCTGAAGTGATCTACGAGGACGTGTCCGAAATACATGCGTCGGGCCATGCCTATCGGGACGAACTGCTGAAGATGATCGAATTGACCCGTCCACGGTATTTCGTTCCTATCCATGGAGAATACCGCCATCTGGTCAAACATGCCAGGCTGGCTGAAAAGGCGGGAATTCCGAAAGAACGAGTGCTCGTGATGCAAAACGGGGATTGCCTGACCATCGTCGACGGAGAGGCCCGAATTTCCGAGCAGATCGAGGCCGGCAGGGTGTTTGTGGACGGCAAAGGGGTTGGAGACGTAGGGTATCCCGTCTTCAGGGAGCGACGGAACCTTTCCAGAGACGGAATCATAACGGCGGTTGTGGTTCTTGACAAGAAGACCGGCGAGTTGTTGTCCGATCCCGAGGTTATGAGCCGCGGCTTCATATTGGAGGAACACGAAGAAGACTTCATGGAGAACGCGAAACGGATTGTCATAGAAACGTTGGAAGACTATCGGCAAGCGGACGTTTTGGATCGGACGGAGTTCAAACAGGATGTAAGCAGACGTATCCGAAGATTCGTCAATCGGGTCCTGCACCGCAGACCGGTTGTTCTGTGCGTAGTCATGGATATGTAA
- a CDS encoding 1-acyl-sn-glycerol-3-phosphate acyltransferase — protein sequence MLKTALVLILGVPYTIFLISVEIAVCKIRVSENFARKIAQTWARGILVLCGLSVRVVGAEHLFKREAYVFVANHASMLDIAILLGYLPSPFLWLAKKELFRLPMFGAGIRYIGSIPIDRGHPRAAIKSMRTAANRVKGGASIVVFPEGTRSRDGRMKPFKAGAFHLAKQSGRPMVPVALLGARRALPAESLRIRRVPLVLVITPPIPTAGVEIDKNELARMAFERIQRVQDECEPGFGKES from the coding sequence ATGTTGAAAACCGCCCTGGTCCTCATTCTGGGTGTCCCGTATACCATTTTTCTGATTTCGGTTGAGATCGCCGTGTGTAAGATACGGGTCAGTGAAAATTTTGCACGTAAGATCGCTCAGACATGGGCGCGGGGTATTCTGGTTTTGTGCGGTTTATCCGTGCGCGTTGTCGGGGCCGAGCACCTTTTTAAGCGAGAGGCCTATGTTTTCGTGGCCAACCATGCCAGCATGCTGGACATAGCGATCCTGCTCGGATATCTGCCGTCACCCTTTCTCTGGCTGGCGAAAAAGGAGCTGTTTCGGCTCCCGATGTTCGGAGCGGGCATTCGCTATATCGGGTCTATACCCATCGATCGCGGCCATCCCAGGGCTGCGATCAAGAGCATGCGGACAGCGGCGAATCGCGTGAAAGGCGGGGCCTCGATCGTCGTGTTTCCGGAAGGTACACGGAGCAGAGACGGGCGGATGAAACCGTTCAAGGCCGGGGCGTTTCACCTGGCCAAGCAATCGGGCCGACCGATGGTTCCAGTGGCCTTGTTGGGCGCTCGACGGGCGCTTCCGGCGGAATCCCTTCGGATCAGGCGGGTTCCGCTGGTGTTGGTAATCACGCCTCCCATTCCAACGGCGGGCGTGGAAATCGACAAGAATGAATTGGCGAGGATGGCTTTCGAACGTATCCAACGAGTCCAGGACGAATGCGAGCCCGGATTCGGGAAGGAGTCCTGA
- the argJ gene encoding bifunctional glutamate N-acetyltransferase/amino-acid acetyltransferase ArgJ, whose product MRIKGFKFASARSFQKKWERDDVALIYSEREAALAGMFTRNRFKAAPVELSMKRVERGRCRAVVVNAGCANACTGEEGLADAEATAEAAASALGVSPEDVLVASTGVIGARLNMKGMRDAMPVLAQGLSPDDLSKVSRAIMTTDTVPKLAFEETDVGGVQCTVAGVTKGAGMIRPNMATMLAFIMTDFKAAPELLAEMLRKAVDVSFHRVNIDGDTSTNDMVLLMANGAAGGPLLERGTTACRNAADAVTKVCADLAKQMVMDGEGATKFIDLRIKGAKNELEARQAAHLISESKLVKTAFFGEDANWGRILAALGRSEASFSPDEVDLFVGDICLVRNGKYQGKAAETDATKVLKNRAFAVTLDLKAGVAEYNVFTSDLSIDYVKINANYRT is encoded by the coding sequence ATGCGGATAAAGGGGTTCAAGTTCGCCTCCGCCCGGAGCTTTCAGAAAAAATGGGAACGGGATGATGTGGCTTTGATCTATTCGGAACGCGAAGCCGCCCTGGCCGGGATGTTCACCAGGAACAGATTTAAGGCGGCGCCGGTGGAACTGTCCATGAAAAGAGTGGAACGGGGCCGGTGTAGAGCCGTGGTCGTCAATGCCGGATGCGCCAATGCGTGCACGGGTGAAGAAGGATTGGCCGATGCCGAGGCAACGGCGGAGGCCGCGGCGTCGGCTCTGGGCGTCTCGCCGGAGGACGTTCTCGTGGCGTCCACAGGCGTGATTGGAGCGCGTCTGAACATGAAGGGCATGCGGGACGCCATGCCTGTGCTGGCCCAGGGCTTGAGCCCCGACGATCTGTCCAAAGTGTCGCGGGCCATCATGACCACGGACACGGTTCCCAAACTGGCGTTCGAGGAAACGGACGTTGGCGGCGTGCAATGTACGGTGGCGGGCGTGACCAAGGGCGCGGGTATGATTCGACCGAACATGGCCACCATGCTCGCTTTTATCATGACAGACTTCAAGGCCGCTCCCGAGCTTCTGGCGGAAATGCTCCGGAAGGCCGTGGACGTCTCGTTTCACCGCGTCAACATCGACGGGGACACCTCGACGAACGACATGGTGCTTCTCATGGCCAACGGAGCGGCCGGCGGTCCGCTGCTTGAACGAGGGACGACGGCGTGTCGGAACGCCGCGGACGCGGTCACCAAGGTGTGCGCCGACCTGGCGAAACAGATGGTGATGGACGGGGAAGGGGCCACCAAGTTTATCGATCTTCGGATCAAGGGAGCGAAGAACGAGTTGGAGGCGCGTCAGGCGGCCCATCTGATTTCGGAATCCAAACTGGTTAAGACCGCTTTCTTTGGGGAAGACGCCAACTGGGGTCGTATACTGGCCGCCCTCGGAAGATCGGAGGCGAGTTTTTCACCCGACGAGGTGGATCTTTTCGTGGGCGATATCTGTTTGGTCAGGAATGGAAAATACCAGGGTAAAGCGGCGGAAACGGATGCGACGAAGGTGCTGAAGAACCGTGCTTTCGCAGTGACGTTGGACTTGAAGGCGGGTGTGGCCGAATACAATGTATTTACATCGGATCTCTCCATCGATTACGTGAAGATTAACGCCAACTATAGAACGTAA